The Haemophilus parainfluenzae genome window below encodes:
- a CDS encoding TOBE domain-containing protein produces MKQTEILLTIKLHQELFIDPKRVRLLKEIKECGSINQAAKNAKVSYKSAWDHLEAMNKISPKPLLERNIGGKNGGGTSLTTYAERLLQLYDLLEQTQEHAFHILQDETIPLNSLLSATAKFSLQSSARNQFFGKVASQHIVDSRCIVAVNIQDLAHPLHVSITMRSAERLRLITEKEVMVMFKAPWVKISATPLEEKNNLFQATILSMENEEAIVQLKDSSIEFCASIHSKDGWKVGQEVWLHVEPEQIILATLK; encoded by the coding sequence ATGAAACAAACTGAAATTTTACTGACGATCAAACTTCATCAAGAATTATTTATTGATCCAAAACGTGTTCGCCTCTTAAAAGAAATTAAAGAATGTGGCTCAATCAACCAAGCAGCTAAAAACGCTAAAGTGAGTTATAAAAGTGCTTGGGATCACCTTGAGGCGATGAATAAAATCAGCCCCAAACCGCTTTTAGAACGTAATATAGGTGGGAAAAACGGGGGCGGTACCTCATTAACCACTTATGCCGAGCGTTTACTGCAGCTTTATGATTTGCTCGAACAAACACAAGAGCATGCCTTTCATATTCTGCAAGATGAGACGATCCCACTAAACAGTCTACTTTCAGCAACGGCAAAATTCTCCTTACAAAGTAGCGCGCGCAATCAATTTTTCGGTAAGGTGGCAAGCCAACATATCGTGGACTCTCGCTGCATTGTTGCAGTAAACATTCAAGATTTAGCTCATCCATTACATGTTTCGATCACAATGCGCAGCGCTGAGCGTCTCAGACTCATTACTGAAAAAGAAGTGATGGTCATGTTTAAAGCCCCTTGGGTGAAAATTAGTGCCACCCCATTAGAAGAAAAAAATAACCTCTTCCAAGCGACTATTCTTTCAATGGAAAACGAAGAAGCCATTGTGCAATTAAAGGACAGCTCAATTGAATTTTGTGCGAGTATTCATAGCAAAGATGGCTGGAAAGTTGGACAAGAAGTGTGGTTACACGTTGAGCCAGAACAGATTATTCTAGCGACATTGAAATAA
- the modB gene encoding molybdate ABC transporter permease subunit has protein sequence MLSWFQLSPMEWDAIHLSMSVALSSMLWSLPFAIFIAWLLARKEFYGKSLVTGIIHLPLVLPPVVIGYLLLVAMGRNGFIGKYLYQWFGLSFGFSWKGAVLASAVVAFPLVVRAIRLSLESIDFKLEQAAQTLGASPWRVFFTITLPLSLPGVLAGLVLGFARSLGEFGATITFVSNIAGETQTIPLAMYSFIQTPGAESQTARLCLFAVILSLISLLLSEALSKRMQKKLGQGDATH, from the coding sequence TTGCTCTCTTGGTTTCAATTAAGCCCGATGGAATGGGATGCGATTCACTTAAGCATGAGTGTCGCATTGAGTTCTATGCTTTGGAGTTTACCCTTCGCAATTTTTATTGCTTGGTTACTGGCTCGTAAGGAATTTTACGGTAAGTCGCTGGTTACAGGAATTATTCATCTGCCTTTGGTGTTACCGCCGGTAGTAATCGGTTATTTATTATTAGTCGCCATGGGACGTAATGGCTTTATTGGCAAGTATTTATATCAATGGTTTGGCTTATCCTTCGGCTTTAGCTGGAAGGGGGCAGTATTAGCTTCAGCGGTGGTGGCATTTCCATTGGTCGTACGAGCGATACGTCTTTCCTTGGAAAGCATTGATTTTAAATTAGAGCAAGCCGCACAAACGCTTGGCGCTTCGCCTTGGCGAGTTTTTTTTACGATTACGTTGCCCCTTTCTCTACCTGGTGTATTGGCAGGTTTAGTATTAGGGTTTGCTCGCTCTTTAGGAGAGTTTGGTGCAACCATTACCTTCGTATCTAATATTGCGGGGGAAACTCAAACCATTCCTTTAGCAATGTATTCGTTTATCCAAACACCAGGCGCAGAATCACAAACTGCACGCCTTTGTTTGTTTGCGGTGATCCTTTCATTAATTTCTTTATTGCTTTCCGAAGCATTGAGCAAACGGATGCAGAAAAAATTGGGGCAGGGCGATGCTACACATTAA
- the modA gene encoding molybdate ABC transporter substrate-binding protein translates to MMKLTKFATALLIAGMGVSFAASAKVTVFAAASMTDALKQIADQYQTEKPNNTVVFSFASSSTLAKQVEEGAPADLFISASNKWMKYLSDKNLTVKETEKVLAGNELVLIAPAKSAVNSVDIARGEWIKGLKDSYLSVGDPAHVPAGQYAEESLTKLNLWDQVKDKLARAKDVRGALALVERAEAPYGIVYSTDAKVSKDVKAVGVFPKDSYKPVEYPVAILKDHDNADTRDFLNYLESSAAKKIFVEYGFSVK, encoded by the coding sequence ATAATGAAATTAACTAAATTTGCAACCGCACTTTTAATTGCGGGTATGGGCGTATCTTTTGCTGCATCAGCAAAAGTGACTGTGTTTGCTGCAGCTTCAATGACTGATGCGTTAAAACAAATTGCGGATCAATACCAAACTGAAAAGCCAAATAATACCGTCGTTTTCTCTTTTGCTTCTTCTTCTACGCTTGCAAAACAAGTTGAAGAAGGTGCACCTGCAGACTTATTTATTTCAGCAAGCAACAAATGGATGAAATATTTATCAGACAAAAATCTCACTGTAAAAGAAACTGAAAAAGTATTAGCAGGCAATGAATTAGTATTAATTGCACCGGCTAAAAGTGCTGTTAATTCAGTGGATATTGCCAGAGGTGAATGGATTAAAGGCTTAAAAGACAGCTATTTATCCGTAGGTGATCCTGCGCACGTTCCTGCAGGACAATATGCTGAAGAGTCATTAACCAAATTAAATTTATGGGATCAAGTTAAAGATAAATTAGCGCGTGCGAAAGACGTACGTGGTGCATTAGCCTTAGTTGAACGTGCTGAAGCCCCTTATGGTATTGTGTATAGCACCGATGCGAAAGTGAGTAAAGACGTGAAAGCAGTCGGTGTATTCCCGAAAGACAGTTATAAACCGGTTGAATATCCCGTTGCGATTTTAAAAGATCATGACAACGCGGATACTCGTGATTTCCTTAATTACTTAGAATCGAGCGCAGCGAAAAAAATATTTGTTGAATATGGTTTCTCTGTGAAATAA